From Miscanthus floridulus cultivar M001 chromosome 15, ASM1932011v1, whole genome shotgun sequence, the proteins below share one genomic window:
- the LOC136507885 gene encoding NAC transcription factor 29-like, producing MPSGGGSSSRVMGNLNLPAGFRFHPTDEELIVHYLMNQAASVPCPIPIIAEVNIYQCNPWDLPAKALFGENEWYFFSPRDRKYPNGVRPNRAAGSGYWKATGTDKAILSTPTSQNIGVKKALVFYGGRPPKGVKTDWIMHEYRLTGTDDHKSSSTKRRAGCSMRLDDWVLCRIHKKSNDFQLSDQEQEGSTVEEVDTLLINDSTTTFNNMSDSTETTLAGQYHEQQQQQLHHQTMSKSCSLTDLLNSIDYASLSQMFLDIPAEAEEPPQQSPSLIYPPVTQTTHQVVNNYDNNDNSVMNNSSHVSLPTAAVDAVIGSDSNGVKKRKRVMAVDSGAAAESFDDGSNSFSNKKLKLPGDSRSSYCNQLQLVDSRASGFHQYSSLLVSNPFLNHQQLLLKSHIIEMQ from the exons ATGCCGAGTGGTGGCGGCAGCAGCAGTAGAGTGATGGGCAACCTGAACCTCCCAGCCGGGTTCCGTTTCCACCCCACGGACGAGGAGCTGATCGTGCACTACCTGATGAACCAGGCCGCCTCCGTGCCGTGCCCCATCCCCATCATCGCCGAGGTCAACATCTACCAGTGCAACCCTTGGGATCTCCCTG CCAAGGCATTGTTTGGCGAGAACGAGTGGTACTTCTTCAGCCCTCGGGACCGCAAGTACCCCAACGGCGTCCGCCCCAACCGCGCCGCCGGGTCCGGCTACTGGAAGGCCACCGGCACCGACAAGGCCATCCTGTCCACGCCGACGAGCCAGAACATCGGCGTCaagaaggcgctcgtcttctacGGCGGCAGGCCTCCCAAGGGCGTCAAGACGGACTGGATCATGCACGAGTACCGCCTCACCGGCACCGATGACCACAAGAGCAGCAGCACCAAGCGCAGAGCAGGATGCTCCATGAGG CTGGACGACTGGGTGCTGTGCAGGATCCACAAGAAGAGCAACGATTTCCAGTTGTCGGATCAGGAGCAGGAGGGCTCAACTGTGGAGGAAGTAGATACTCTTCTCATCAACGACAGCACCACCACCTTCAACAACATGAGCGACTCTACTGAAACAACTCTTGCTGGTCAATatcatgagcagcagcagcagcagctccatcATCAGACGATGAGCAAGTCGTGCTCGCTCACCGACCTCCTCAACAGCATCGACTACGCGTCGCTCTCGCAGATGTTCCTTGACATCCCTGCTGAGGCCGAGGAGCCGCCACAGCAAAGCCCTTCACTAATCTACCCACCAGTAACACAAACAACACACCAAGTCGTTAATAACTATGACAACAACGACAACAGCGTGATGAACAACAGCAGCCACGTCAGCTTGCCGACTGCGGCAGTAGACGCGGTAATAGGCTCAGATAGCAACGGTGTGAAGAAGCGGAAGAGAGTGATGGCCGTGGACAGCGGCGCCGCCGCTGAATCCTTCGATGATGGCAGCAACAGTTTCAGTAATAAGAAACTGAAGCTGCCAGGTGATTCGAGGAGCAGCTACTGCAACCAGCTGCAGCTTGTGGACAGTCGTGCGAGTGGCTTTCATCAGTACAGCAGCCTGCTGGTGAGCAATCCGTTCTTGAACCACCAGCAGCTGCTACTGAAAAGCCACATCATCGAGATGCAGTAA